Within Candidatus Izemoplasmatales bacterium, the genomic segment TCAAACAAATCCGCATTGACTTCGCTAAGGTCACGATACGTCCTGCGATAGATCCGCTCCTTCTTCAACTGAGCGAAGAAGCTCTCGACACAGGAGTTGTCGTAGGGACATCCGCCTCGAGACATGCTGCCATGCATCTTGTATGACGT encodes:
- a CDS encoding IS3 family transposase — its product is TSYKMHGSMSRGGCPYDNSCVESFFAQLKKERIYRRTYRDLSEVNADLFDYIELFYNRKRIHSTLNYQTPIGYRFSNVSSLCAV